The Paramisgurnus dabryanus chromosome 6, PD_genome_1.1, whole genome shotgun sequence genome has a window encoding:
- the prpf38b gene encoding pre-mRNA-splicing factor 38B, producing the protein MAVSQQQQQAASKPAGGKHGNVLPLWGNEKTMNLNPMILTNVLSSPYFKVQLYELKTYHEVVDEIYFKVTHVEPWEKGSRKTAGQTGMCGGVRGVGTGGIVSTAFCLLYKLFTLKLTRKQVMGLITHTDSPYIRALGFMYIRYTQPPADMVDWYDEFLDDEEELDVKAGGGCMMTIGEMLRSFLTKLEWFSTLFPRIPVPVQKSIDQHMKSRPRKPPQKDEQEEEEEPADSGKHGDRRHSRTPRRSQSPGRSQNRSRSHSRHRERRGASFDRELEKERDRQRKEREGKDRDKDRDREREREKDRERRRSRTPDRTAERKRSRSRERRRSISPSRERRKERERDSETERSRRKDREHHKERGERERDGERTKDKRSKGENDERRHKEEKEDRKHREEKRSKRSRSRSRDKKHRTERSSKKRSRSGSKTRQEAGDERIRKREHSHSKERLHKRSRSKERSHRREPSNGREHPRSHSPEAGERSNSVRAESP; encoded by the exons ATGGCGGTTAGTCAACAGCAGCAGCAGGCCGCGAGTAAGCCGGCCGGCGGGAAACACGGCAATGTTCTGCCGTTATGGGGCAACGAGAAAACTATGAACCTGAACCCGATGATCTTGACAAACGTACTATCGTCGCCGTACTTCAAGGTCCAGTTGTACGAGCTCAAGACGTACCACGAGGTGGTGGACGAGATTTACTTTAAG GTCACACACGTGGAGCCGTGGGAGAAGGGCAGCAGGAAGACTGCGGGACAGACGGGAATGTGCGGAGGG GTGCGAGGAGTCGGGACAGGTGGGATCGTGTCCACTGCGTTTTGTTTGCTGTATAAGCTGTTTACACTGAAACTGACTCGGAAGCAAGTGATGGGTCTCATCACTCACACAGATTCGCCCTATATCAGGGCACTGGGCTTCATGTACATCAG GTATACACAACCTCCTGCTGATATGGTAGATTGGTATGATGAGTTCCTAGACGACGAGGAG GAGTTGGATGTGAAGGCTGGAGGAGGGTGCATGATGACGATCGGAGAGATGCTCCGCTCCTTCCTGACGAAATTGGAGTGGTTTTCTACGCTGTTCCCTCGGATACCGGTTCCTGTGCAGAAGAGCATCGACCAGCACATGAAGAGCAGGCCACGTAAACCTCCTCAAAAAGATGagcaggaggaggaggaggagccTGCCGATTCAGGAAAGCATGGAGATCGGCGCCATTCCAG gACTCCCAGAAGAAGTCAGAGCCCCGGGAGATCCCAGAACCGCTCCAGGAGTCACAGCCGCCACAGAGAACGACGCGGTGCTAGCTTTGACCGTGAACTGGAGAAAGAAAGAGACCGACAGCGCAAAGAAAGAGAGGGAAAGGACCGTGATAAAGACAGAGATAGAGAGCGGGAAAGGGAGAAAGACAGGGAACGACGACGCTCCAGGACACCTGACCGAACCGCCGAGCGAAAACGCAGCCGCAGCAGAGAAAGACGCCGGAGTATCAGCCCCAGCCGTGAGAGACgcaaagagagggagagagatagTGAGACAGAGCGTAGTCGCAGAAAAGACAGAGAACATCACAAAGAACGaggggagagggagagagacggAGAGCGAACGAAAGACAAGAGGAGCAAAGGAGAAAACGATGAGAGGCGGCACAAGGAGGAAAAGGAGGACAGAAAACACAGGGAAGAAAAGAGGAGCAAGCGTTCCAGGAGCCGAAGCAGAGACAAGAAGCACCGAACGGAGCGATCTAGCAAGAAACGCTCCCGCTCCGGCAGCAAGACCAGACAGGAAGCAGGAGACGAGAGAATCAGGAAGAGGGAGCACAGCCATAGTAAGGAACGGCTACACAAACGCAGCCGCAGCAAAGAGCGCTCGCACCGCAGAGAACCCAGCAACGGTCGAGAGCATCCCCGGAGCCACAGTCCCGAAGCAGGAGAAAGATCAAACAGTGTTCGTGCAGAATCCCCCTGA